From one Danio rerio strain Tuebingen ecotype United States chromosome 19, GRCz12tu, whole genome shotgun sequence genomic stretch:
- the tspan13b gene encoding tetraspanin-13b, whose product MGCAGFTCSKNSLCALNILYVMVSLLMIGIAAWGKCFGLVSSFQVVGGIIGIGVFLFFVALAGLIGAMKHHQVLLFFYMIILFLVFVVQFAVSSACLAINEKQQNHLLEVGWNNSLTTQRDVEKSLNCCGFSHMDVNGSCAAPCFHYSTCTTCAAKIQEHAGEVLRFVGGIGLFFSFTEILGVWLTYRYRNQKDPRANPSAFL is encoded by the exons ATGGGCTGCGCTGGATTCACCTGCTCCAAGAATTCCCTGTGTGCGCTCAACATCCTTTATGTT ATGGTGAGTTTGCTGATGATCGGCATCGCCGCATGGGGGAAGTGTTTCGGGCTGGTGTCCAGTTTCCAGGTGGTTGGTGGCATCATAGGAATTGGGGTTTTCCTCTTCTTTGTTGCTCTTGCTGGACTCATTGGTGCCATGAAGCACCATCAGGTCCTGCTGTTCTTT TACATGATCATCTTGTTCCTGGTGTTTGTAGTTCAGTTTGCAGTGTCCAGTGCATGTCTGGCTATTAATGAGAAGCAACAG AATCACCTGTTGGAGGTGGGTTGGAACAACTCTTTGACCACTCAGAGGGACGTTGAGAAGAGTCTGAACTGCTGCGGTTTCTCCCACATGGATGTCAATGGAAGCTGCGCTGCT CCTTGTTTTCATTACAGCACTTGCACCACATGTGCAGCAAAGATCCAGGAGCATGCAGGAGAGGTACTGCGCTTCGTCGGGGGAATCGGCCTCTTCTTCAGCTTCACTGAG ATCCTGGGTGTTTGGCTGACATACCGATACAGGAACCAGAAGGACCCACGGGCGAATCCCAGCGCTTTTCTATAG
- the agr2 gene encoding anterior gradient protein 2 homolog precursor produces the protein MLKGLLSVLLVMVALSSALGKPEKTTPKKEKEKRVPQTLSRGWGDQLIWAQTYEEALFWSRSKNKPLMVIFHLEDCPHSQALKKAFAEDKEIQKLADEDFVILNLVYETTDKHLSPDGQYVPRIIFVDPSMTVRADITGRYSNRMYAYEPADMKLLLSNMQRALKFLKTEL, from the exons ATGCTCAAAGGATTACTGTCAGTGCTCTTGGTCATGGTGGCCTTGTCATCCGCCTTGGGGAAGCCTGAGAAAACCACTCCAAAGAAGGAGAAGGAAAAGAGAGTTCCACAGACTCTCTCCAGAG GATGGGGTGATCAGCTGATTTGGGCACAGACATACGAGGAAGCTCTGTTTTGGTCACGATCCAA gAACAAGCCCCTCATGGTCATCTTTCACCTGGAAGACTGTCCACACAGCCAGG CTCTGAAGAAAGCATTTGCTGAGGATAAAGAAATCCAGAAGTTGGCTGATGAAGACTTTGTGATCTTGAACTTGGTG tacgaAACCACAGATAAGCACTTGTCTCCTGATGGCCAGTACGTTCCCAGAATCATCTTTGTTG ATCCCTCCATGACGGTTCGGGCGGACATCACCGGCCGCTACTCAAACCGAATGTACGCCTATGAACCGGCCGACATGAAACTCT TGTTGAGCAACATGCAAAGAGCCCTGAAGTTTCTGAAGACCGAGTTGTGA